A part of Olleya sp. Bg11-27 genomic DNA contains:
- a CDS encoding TPM domain-containing protein — MIFRIQSSVVSKQSLKNNVLKLVVLAILLSFSTGFAQFKIPSKPDKSNGGQTSVYDYAKLLSSSQKNALESKLIKYSDTTSTQIVVAIIPSTQGEYINYLATNWAQEWGIGQEKEDNGIFILLARKDRKINISTGYGVEHLLTDAMSRRIIEQDIIPFFKQNNYYGGLNRGADAIFEVMNGEYKGSRQNDTSEEFPIGVIFFLGIIFIIILISISKNRRGGNGTDHFGGGRSTSRSILEAIILSNSGRGGYRSGSGGFGGGGFGGSSGGGGFGGGFGGGGFGGGGASGGW; from the coding sequence ATGATATTCAGAATACAGTCTTCAGTAGTCAGTAAGCAATCATTAAAAAACAATGTATTAAAACTCGTTGTATTAGCTATTTTATTATCCTTTAGCACAGGCTTTGCGCAGTTCAAAATTCCGTCAAAACCAGATAAATCTAATGGTGGACAAACTAGTGTTTATGATTATGCTAAATTACTATCTTCAAGTCAAAAAAATGCTTTAGAGTCTAAACTAATAAAATACTCTGACACCACTTCTACGCAAATAGTTGTTGCTATTATACCATCTACTCAAGGTGAATACATTAATTACTTAGCGACTAATTGGGCTCAAGAATGGGGTATTGGTCAAGAAAAGGAAGACAACGGAATTTTCATTTTACTAGCCAGAAAAGACAGAAAAATAAATATCAGTACTGGCTATGGTGTTGAACACCTATTAACAGACGCTATGTCGCGTCGCATTATAGAGCAAGACATTATCCCGTTTTTCAAACAAAACAACTACTACGGTGGCTTAAATCGTGGTGCGGATGCTATTTTTGAAGTTATGAATGGTGAGTATAAAGGCTCACGTCAAAATGATACTTCAGAAGAGTTCCCCATAGGTGTTATTTTCTTTTTGGGCATTATTTTTATTATCATTTTAATTTCTATATCTAAAAACCGAAGAGGTGGCAATGGCACAGATCACTTTGGAGGTGGACGAAGTACATCACGAAGTATACTTGAAGCTATAATACTAAGTAATTCTGGTCGCGGAGGTTACAGAAGTGGCTCTGGTGGTTTTGGAGGAGGCGGTTTTGGCGGTTCTTCTGGAGGTGGTGGCTTTGGTGGAGGCTTCGGAGGCGGAGGCTTTGGTGGTGGTGGTGCTTCAGGTGGTTGGTAA
- a CDS encoding TPM domain-containing protein has product MQDKVESFLTTIEEQAIVDAICVAEDHTSGEIRVHIEKTCNADLESRALEVFSYLKMDNTRDRNGVLIYVAVDDHKFGIYGDEGINKLVPKTFWDDTKTIIENHFKSGHFKQGLVDGILHAGQQLKTHFPIKDDDTNELSNTISKG; this is encoded by the coding sequence ATGCAAGATAAAGTTGAATCGTTTTTAACCACTATTGAAGAACAGGCTATTGTTGATGCTATTTGTGTAGCAGAAGACCATACCTCTGGAGAAATCCGTGTACATATCGAAAAAACTTGTAATGCCGATTTAGAATCTCGCGCATTAGAGGTTTTTTCCTATTTAAAAATGGACAATACTAGGGATAGAAATGGTGTTTTGATCTATGTTGCAGTTGACGACCATAAATTTGGAATATATGGTGACGAAGGTATAAACAAACTTGTCCCTAAAACCTTCTGGGATGACACTAAAACAATCATTGAAAACCATTTTAAATCAGGCCATTTCAAACAAGGTTTAGTGGATGGTATTTTACATGCTGGACAGCAACTAAAAACACATTTCCCTATCAAAGACGATGACACTAATGAGTTAAGCAATACTATTTCTAAAGGATGA
- a CDS encoding LemA family protein, with protein sequence MNYKQLPEGNTKKSSTMKKLLIPIVIIGILAFIVFKWGIGINNEIIEKEGVAVAQWANVESSYQRRADLIPNLVATVKGYADHEKETLEAVIKARAEATKPTINVDASAISPENIAQFQKAQQGLSGALSRLLVSVERYPELKADRGFLELQSQLEGTENRINVERNRFNSLAGAYNIFIAKFPTSYVANYINKEALGLFKASPGSENAPKVQF encoded by the coding sequence ATGAACTATAAACAACTACCTGAAGGCAACACTAAAAAATCATCTACCATGAAAAAATTACTTATACCTATCGTTATTATTGGAATTCTTGCCTTTATAGTATTCAAATGGGGCATTGGTATTAATAATGAAATCATAGAAAAAGAAGGTGTTGCAGTAGCACAATGGGCTAATGTAGAAAGTTCTTACCAAAGAAGAGCTGATTTAATCCCTAATCTTGTCGCTACTGTAAAAGGCTATGCAGATCATGAAAAGGAAACATTGGAAGCTGTAATTAAAGCCAGAGCAGAAGCTACAAAACCAACAATCAATGTTGATGCCAGTGCTATCTCTCCGGAAAACATTGCCCAATTTCAAAAAGCGCAACAAGGATTAAGTGGCGCTTTATCAAGATTATTAGTATCTGTAGAGCGTTATCCTGAATTAAAAGCTGACAGAGGCTTTTTAGAATTACAAAGCCAATTAGAAGGTACGGAAAACAGAATTAATGTGGAACGTAACAGATTTAACAGTTTAGCAGGAGCTTACAATATTTTTATTGCTAAATTCCCTACTAGCTACGTTGCAAACTACATTAATAAAGAAGCGCTTGGGTTATTTAAAGCATCACCAGGAAGTGAAAACGCTCCTAAAGTACAATTTTAA
- a CDS encoding MerR family transcriptional regulator: MIIDLPEKRYYSIGEVAKAFDVNTSLLRFWEKEFDVLKPKKTVTGNRKFTPEDIKNLQLIYHLVKERGFTLDGAKTHLKEEKKKTLDNFEIITKLEGVKAQLIKLKNEL, encoded by the coding sequence ATGATTATTGATCTTCCAGAAAAACGCTACTATTCCATTGGTGAAGTGGCAAAAGCCTTTGATGTAAACACATCATTACTTCGGTTTTGGGAAAAAGAATTTGATGTCCTAAAACCAAAAAAAACAGTAACAGGAAATAGAAAATTCACCCCTGAAGACATAAAAAACTTACAACTAATTTATCATTTGGTAAAAGAGCGTGGCTTTACTTTAGACGGTGCAAAAACACATTTAAAAGAAGAAAAAAAGAAAACCCTTGATAACTTTGAAATTATAACTAAATTAGAAGGAGTCAAAGCACAATTAATAAAATTAAAAAATGAACTATAA
- a CDS encoding M23 family metallopeptidase produces MSKVKYYYDSETLSYKKIERRKRRTFKFISLFLIAAALFSFLFVFIGGQYFESPKEKALKRELSNLELQFDLLNKKMEEAEMVLANIEDRDNAIYRLYFEANPIPEEQRKAGFGGVNRYKRLEGYDNSQLIVNSNKRIDILLKRIVVQSKSLDEIAILAEEKEKLLLAIPAIQPVSNEDLTRMASGYGMRSDPFTKLRKMHWGMDFTAPRGTPIYASGDGIVVRADNNSAGYGNHIRIDHGYGYTSLYAHMFKFVAQKNQKVKRGDLIGFVGSTGRSQAPHVHYEIFKDGQRINPMNFYYGSLSPEEFNKLLRHASVENQSLD; encoded by the coding sequence TATTATTATGATTCTGAAACACTCTCTTATAAAAAGATAGAGCGCAGAAAAAGACGCACATTTAAGTTTATATCTTTATTCTTAATTGCTGCCGCCCTATTTAGTTTTCTGTTTGTTTTTATAGGCGGGCAATACTTTGAATCACCAAAAGAAAAAGCCCTAAAACGCGAGTTATCAAATTTAGAATTACAGTTTGATTTACTAAATAAAAAAATGGAGGAGGCAGAAATGGTCTTAGCAAATATCGAAGATCGTGATAATGCCATTTATCGTTTGTATTTTGAGGCTAACCCTATTCCAGAAGAACAACGTAAAGCTGGATTTGGAGGTGTTAACAGATATAAAAGACTAGAAGGTTACGATAATTCTCAATTGATTGTAAATAGTAACAAACGCATTGACATACTCCTTAAACGCATAGTTGTACAGTCAAAATCACTAGACGAAATTGCAATTTTAGCTGAAGAAAAAGAAAAATTATTATTAGCTATTCCTGCGATACAACCTGTAAGTAATGAAGACTTAACCAGAATGGCTTCGGGATATGGTATGCGATCTGACCCCTTTACTAAACTTAGAAAAATGCATTGGGGTATGGACTTTACAGCCCCTAGAGGGACTCCTATTTATGCCTCAGGAGATGGTATTGTGGTGCGTGCTGACAACAATTCTGCAGGATATGGAAATCATATTAGAATAGATCATGGCTATGGGTACACTTCTCTTTATGCGCACATGTTTAAATTTGTCGCTCAAAAAAATCAAAAAGTAAAACGTGGGGATTTAATAGGTTTTGTAGGTAGTACTGGACGCTCTCAAGCACCACATGTTCATTATGAAATATTTAAAGATGGGCAACGTATTAATCCTATGAATTTTTACTACGGTAGTTTATCTCCTGAAGAATTTAACAAACTTCTGCGACATGCCTCGGTAGAAAACCAATCTTTAGATTAA